From one Bacteroides fragilis NCTC 9343 genomic stretch:
- a CDS encoding amidohydrolase family protein yields the protein MKCYLIGLLSMLSVHAAMGQQAIDVHCYNILPAFKELLDRHGAALEETFPLPDWDVASHLKFMEEASIETSVLSMPAPQPWFGDAEESRRAVRQYNEACARLKADYPGKFLFCASLPLPDVDAAIKEAVYALDTLGADGIKLATNSRGQYVGDAALDTLMQVLNERHAVVMLHPHKPSPVNDGIIATAPLAVYEYPAETTRTVVNLIARNVPARYPNLKFVVPHCGSFLPLALPRMKAVYPVMAAKGLMEPIDWDANLKAFYYDLAGGATPEVVKALLTITTPDRLLYGSDYPYQPATVLTGNLKQLRTWITDDAELTPFAEKILHDNALKLFGK from the coding sequence ATGAAGTGTTATTTGATCGGTTTATTGAGTATGCTGTCCGTACATGCCGCTATGGGGCAACAGGCGATAGACGTGCATTGTTATAATATACTTCCCGCGTTCAAGGAACTGTTGGACAGGCACGGGGCAGCTTTGGAAGAAACTTTCCCGCTTCCGGATTGGGATGTGGCTTCTCATCTGAAATTCATGGAAGAGGCGAGTATCGAAACATCCGTCCTTTCGATGCCTGCTCCCCAACCGTGGTTCGGCGATGCGGAAGAGAGCCGCCGTGCGGTCAGGCAATACAACGAGGCGTGCGCCCGGCTGAAAGCGGATTATCCCGGCAAATTCCTCTTCTGTGCTTCATTGCCCCTGCCCGATGTGGACGCGGCTATCAAGGAAGCGGTCTATGCACTCGACACGCTCGGCGCGGACGGCATCAAGCTGGCTACCAACAGCCGGGGACAGTACGTAGGCGATGCGGCACTCGATACGTTGATGCAAGTACTGAACGAGCGCCATGCCGTCGTGATGCTGCATCCGCACAAACCTTCGCCCGTAAACGACGGAATCATCGCGACGGCACCGCTGGCCGTTTACGAATATCCGGCCGAGACGACCCGTACCGTCGTCAATCTGATTGCCCGGAATGTTCCGGCCCGGTATCCGAATCTGAAGTTCGTCGTACCGCATTGCGGTTCATTTCTGCCGCTGGCCCTTCCGCGCATGAAGGCGGTATATCCGGTCATGGCGGCGAAAGGGCTTATGGAACCGATTGACTGGGATGCCAATCTGAAGGCGTTCTATTATGACCTTGCAGGAGGTGCAACACCTGAAGTTGTTAAGGCTCTGCTGACCATAACCACCCCCGACCGGTTGCTTTATGGCTCGGATTATCCATACCAGCCGGCAACAGTTCTGACAGGAAATTTGAAACAATTGCGAACGTGGATAACCGATGATGCCGAGCTCACACCTTTTGCGGAAAAAATCCTGCATGACAACGCCCTTAAACTGTTTGGTAAATAA
- a CDS encoding SDR family oxidoreductase codes for MKKEVMILTGAGQIGMAIARRMGYGKKIIVGDLNPESAEAVCRILNEAGFDAVPVEMNLSSRESILNLIAVAREHGEISMLVNAAGVSPSQASIETILKVDLYGTAVLLEEVGKVIKEDGVGVTISSQSGHRMPALTIEEDMLLATTPTEELLSLDMLQPDSIEDTLHAYQMAKRCNVKRVMAEAVKWGERGARINSISPGIIVTPLAIDEFNGPRGDFYKNMFAKCPAGRPGTADEVANVAELLMSDRGAFITGADFLIDGGATASYFYGPLKP; via the coding sequence ATGAAGAAAGAGGTAATGATATTGACCGGTGCCGGTCAGATAGGAATGGCGATAGCCCGCCGTATGGGATATGGGAAAAAGATCATTGTCGGAGACCTGAACCCGGAGAGTGCCGAGGCTGTTTGCCGTATATTGAATGAGGCGGGATTTGATGCAGTACCCGTCGAAATGAATCTCTCTTCAAGGGAGTCCATTTTGAACTTGATTGCGGTTGCACGGGAACATGGTGAAATTTCAATGCTCGTCAATGCGGCGGGCGTATCACCGAGTCAGGCTTCCATCGAAACGATTCTGAAAGTCGATCTGTACGGAACGGCTGTCTTGCTCGAAGAAGTGGGGAAGGTTATTAAAGAGGACGGTGTCGGGGTGACGATTTCCAGCCAGTCGGGACATCGGATGCCCGCGCTGACCATCGAGGAGGATATGCTACTGGCCACGACTCCTACCGAAGAATTGCTCTCGCTCGACATGCTGCAACCGGATAGTATCGAGGATACGTTACATGCCTATCAGATGGCCAAGCGTTGTAACGTGAAACGTGTAATGGCCGAAGCTGTGAAATGGGGCGAGCGCGGGGCAAGAATCAACTCCATTTCACCGGGTATCATCGTAACCCCCTTGGCTATCGACGAGTTCAACGGGCCGCGAGGTGATTTTTACAAAAACATGTTCGCCAAATGTCCGGCAGGACGCCCCGGAACCGCGGACGAGGTTGCCAATGTTGCCGAACTGTTGATGAGCGACAGAGGGGCATTTATCACGGGAGCGGACTTTCTGATCGATGGTGGTGCTACGGCATCGTATTTTTATGGCCCGTTGAAACCATAA
- a CDS encoding AraC family transcriptional regulator, protein MERLDVFDCSNVLIASYFTDDRGCAHENREHTLIYLCSGELEIEERGKKTVLHPGDCAFMRRDNRMWLQKKVEDGKPYRSVVLKFSRPFLREFYQTLNRQQIPTDSEREKVSLRVLPSNRPDIRSLFESVIPYFDAGEKPSEDVLKLKMVEGIYVLLNTDRNLYASLFDFVEPWKIDILDYLNENYMCDLSLEEIASYTGRSLATFKRDFAKVSNLTPQKWIVKRRLEAAHGLIKSGKKKVTEACFDVGFKNLSHFSKIYKEAYGVAPSW, encoded by the coding sequence ATGGAACGATTAGATGTATTCGATTGCTCGAACGTGCTTATAGCGAGTTATTTCACCGATGACCGGGGATGCGCCCATGAAAACAGGGAGCATACGCTTATTTATCTGTGCTCCGGTGAATTGGAGATAGAAGAGCGTGGCAAGAAAACCGTGTTGCATCCGGGGGATTGCGCTTTCATGCGGCGCGATAACCGGATGTGGTTACAGAAAAAGGTTGAGGACGGAAAGCCTTACCGTTCTGTCGTACTGAAGTTCTCAAGACCGTTTCTAAGAGAATTTTACCAGACGCTTAACCGGCAACAGATTCCGACCGATTCCGAACGTGAGAAGGTAAGCCTGCGTGTGTTGCCCAGTAACAGGCCTGATATCCGTTCGCTGTTCGAATCCGTCATTCCTTATTTCGATGCAGGCGAAAAACCGTCCGAAGACGTACTGAAGCTGAAAATGGTAGAAGGGATATATGTACTGCTTAATACTGACCGGAATCTTTATGCTTCGCTGTTCGACTTCGTGGAGCCGTGGAAAATCGACATTCTTGACTATCTGAACGAGAACTATATGTGTGATCTCTCTTTGGAGGAAATCGCAAGTTACACGGGACGCAGCCTGGCTACCTTCAAGCGGGACTTTGCCAAAGTCAGTAATCTGACACCGCAAAAGTGGATTGTCAAACGCCGTTTGGAGGCCGCACACGGCCTGATAAAATCAGGTAAAAAGAAAGTGACGGAAGCTTGCTTCGATGTGGGTTTCAAGAACCTGTCGCATTTCTCCAAGATATACAAGGAGGCTTATGGTGTCGCTCCTTCCTGGTAA
- a CDS encoding carboxymuconolactone decarboxylase family protein: protein MKTKVASLALLLTLIFPIMAKSQVKIQQTAGRDALGEFAPEFARLNDDILFGEVWSRNDLLSLRDRSIVTVVALMSQGLTDSSFKYHLESAKKNGVTRTEIAEILTHAAFYAGWPKAWAAFRMAKEVWTDGNADSVAASSLEAYAQTIIFPVGNPNDAYAKYFIGQSYTAPVVTDGVPVVNVTFEPGCRNNWHVHKATKGGGQTLVCVGGRGYYQEWGKEPVELRPGDAINIPAGVKHWHGAAPDSWFSHLAIEVPGENNSTEWLEPVGDEEYSKLK, encoded by the coding sequence ATGAAAACAAAAGTAGCATCATTAGCTTTATTATTGACTTTAATTTTTCCGATCATGGCAAAATCACAAGTAAAAATTCAACAGACTGCCGGACGCGATGCGCTCGGAGAATTTGCCCCCGAATTTGCACGTTTGAACGATGATATTCTTTTCGGGGAAGTGTGGAGCCGGAACGATCTGCTTTCGCTCCGCGATCGTTCCATCGTAACCGTAGTGGCCCTGATGTCGCAGGGACTGACCGATTCCTCGTTCAAGTACCATCTCGAATCGGCGAAGAAGAACGGAGTGACCCGAACCGAGATAGCCGAAATACTCACCCATGCCGCATTCTACGCGGGCTGGCCGAAAGCGTGGGCGGCTTTCCGTATGGCAAAAGAAGTTTGGACCGACGGTAATGCCGACAGCGTAGCGGCAAGTTCGCTCGAAGCGTATGCGCAAACCATCATTTTCCCTGTGGGGAACCCCAACGATGCCTACGCCAAGTATTTCATCGGTCAAAGTTACACGGCTCCCGTAGTAACGGACGGAGTCCCCGTGGTAAATGTGACCTTCGAACCGGGCTGCCGCAACAACTGGCATGTGCACAAGGCAACAAAAGGCGGCGGTCAGACACTCGTATGCGTGGGCGGTCGCGGCTACTATCAGGAATGGGGCAAAGAGCCGGTGGAACTGCGTCCCGGGGATGCTATCAATATTCCGGCAGGCGTGAAACATTGGCACGGGGCGGCTCCCGACAGCTGGTTTTCGCATTTAGCCATCGAAGTGCCCGGTGAGAACAACAGTACCGAATGGCTGGAACCTGTCGGTGATGAAGAATATTCTAA